The following proteins are encoded in a genomic region of Arachis stenosperma cultivar V10309 chromosome 4, arast.V10309.gnm1.PFL2, whole genome shotgun sequence:
- the LOC130973175 gene encoding protein ZW2-like translates to MADANAAMFIAFLEEWMVRQRNYHQELLTAQENRHRLRDSEKMELINRVLCHYEQYFEEKSKIAQRDIFLVFSPPWFSSLEKSFLWIAGFKPGKAFHLVNQAVRDLTNEQRRRLSQLSMETRMKERDLNDELAKAHESLASPPLVDTARTHGRACLSRARPTQARELEREADEGPPSELRAAMESVVTRADELRTNTALNVLQILRADQAVTFLTAVAELQLKIRSLGFEKDAQRAAAQNH, encoded by the coding sequence ATGGCTGATGCGAATGCGGCGATGTTCATTGCCTTCCTGGAAGAGTGGATGGTTCGCCAAAGAAACTACCACCAAGAGCTTCTGACTGCGCAGGAAAACCGTCATCGACTCCGAGATTCCGAGAAGATGGAACTCATAAACAGAGTACTCTGCCACTACGAGCAATACTTCGAAGAGAAATCAAAAATCGCCCAACGCGATATCTTCCTAGTGTTCTCGCCACCGTGGTTCAGTTCCTTGGAGAAGTCGTTCCTATGGATCGCCGGGTTCAAGCCAGGAAAAGCATTCCACCTCGTGAACCAGGCGGTACGCGACTTGACTAACGAACAACGGCGCAGGCTGAGCCAGCTCAGCATGGAGACGAGGATGAAGGAGAGAGACCTCAACGACGAGCTGGCCAAGGCTCACGAGAGCCTCGCAAGCCCGCCGCTCGTTGATACGGCGAGAACCCATGGCAGGGCGTGTCTGAGTCGCGCGAGGCCCACGCAGGCCCGAGAATTAGAAAGAGAAGCAGATGAAGGTCCTCCAAGCGAGCTTCGTGCGGCAATGGAGAGCGTTGTGACAAGAGCGGATGAACTGAGGACAAATACGGCATTAAATGTGCTGCAGATATTGAGGGCAGATCAGGCGGTTACTTTCTTGACAGCTGTTGCTGAGCTTCAGCTTAAGATCAGGTCCTTGGGGTTTGAGAAGGACGCACAAAGGGCAGCTGCTCAAAATCATTGA
- the LOC130974390 gene encoding phosphoinositide phosphatase SAC8 isoform X1, translated as MDIEPSLVGSAERFKLDHELELHEFEDKFVIKSLQSPNQGFWISRRDGNINFLDDEICSGSPSRTSTIYGVVGTIRLVVGTYVVVITSCKEVGSFLGYPVYRVMSMRVLACNDALKFSTGQEKKDEAYFMTLLNIVESTPGLYYSYETDITLNLQRRNKLVEGWMSKPLWKQADPRYIWNRHLSEELIECKLDRFIVPIIQGSFQVAELKLKDSHAMVTLVSRRCNRRLGTRMWRRGANLEGDAANFIETEQLLETEGFRSSFLQVRGSIPLLWEQIVDLSYKPHLSVIKHEQTPLVVERHFSDLSQRYGEIIAIDLTEKHGEEGQLSAAYAAEMKNVPNVRYVPFDFHGHCKDSNFDNLEILYDQISEDAEKQRYFLIDREGNVLEEQKGVIRSNCVDSLDRTNVTQCYLAQKALNLQLQRIGVLSPSECISMFDEEYGKYRALWAEQGDEISLEYTGTHALKGDIVRYGKQTIFGMIKDGMSALSRYYLNNFHDGIRQDALDLISGHYTVNRNSLSPIGQNGFDPFSPLQHNLNAVSGNTLCLTSTNTSIEYDTFLPVTSALIIGGLTATTLTVQQVGRNVHQYVSTAICAGITAGVMAILKANGRQFCSRPRLCGLL; from the exons ATGGacattgaaccctctttggtgGGTTCAGCTGAGAGATTCAAGCTAGATCATGAACTCGAATTGCACGAATTCGAGGACAAGTTTGTCATCAAATCCCTTCAATCGCCCAATCAAGGCTTCTGGATTAGCCGCCGCGATGGGAACATCAATTTCCTTGATG ATGAGATATGCTCTGGAAGTCCTTCAAGGACATCAACAATTTATGGTGTGGTGGGAACAATAAGACTTGTTGTAG GAACGTATGTTGTTGTAATAACCTCTTGCAAGGAAGTTGGAAGTTTCCTTGGCTATCCAGTATATCGTGTGATGTCTATGAGAGTACTTGCCTGTAATGACGCTTTAAAGTTTTCAACTGGGCAGGAA AAAAAGGATGAGGCTTACTTCATGACACTATTGAACATAGTGGAGTCAACGCCGGGTTTGTACTATTCGTATGAAACTGATATTACGTTGAA CTTGCAGAGAAGAAATAAGCTAGTGGAAGGGTGGATGAGTAAGCCATTATGGAAGCAG GCTGACCCTAGATATATCTGGAACAGACATCTTTCAGAGGAGCTTATCGAGTGTAAG CTGGACAGATTCATCGTGCCCATAATACAAGGAA GCTTCCAAGTAGCAGAACTGAAGCTAAAAGATTCACATGCGATGGTAACATTAGTTTCGAGGAGATGTAATCGGCGCCTAG GAACAAGAATGTGGAGAAGAGGAGCTAACCTTGAAGGTGATGCTGCCAATTTTATTGAAACTGAACAGTTGCTTGAAACTGAAGGATTCAGATCTTCATTTTTGCAG GTTCGAGGCTCGATTCCTCTACTGTGGGAGCAGATTGTTGATCTAAGCTATAAACCACACCTTAGTGTCATTAAACATGAGCAAACG CCACTTGTAGTGGAGCGTCATTTCAGTGATCTATCACAAAGATACGGAGAGATAATAGCAATTGATCTAACCGAAAAA CATGGCGAAGAAGGTCAATTAAGTGCAGCATATGCTGctgaaatgaaaaatgtgccaaACGTGAG ATATGTGCCATTTGATTTCCATGGCCACTGTAAGGACTCAAACTTTGATAATCTGGAAATCCTGTATGACCAAATCTCTGAGGATGCTGAGAAACAAAG ATACTTCTTGATAGATAGAGAAGGAAATGTACTAGAGGAGCAGAAAGGAGTTATTAGATCAAACTGTGTTGATTCCCTTGATCGAACAAATGTTACTCAG TGTTATCTGGCCCAGAAAGCCTTAAATCTACAGTTGCAGAGGATTGGGGTGCTTAGTCCTTCTGAGTGCATTTCTATGTTTGATGAAGAATATGGAAAGTATAGAGCAT TGTGGGCGGAACAAGGTGATGAAATAAGCCTCGAGTATACTGGGACTCATGCCCTCAAAGGGGACATAGTGAG GTATGGAAAGCAAACAATATTCGGAATGATTAAAGATGGGATGAGTGCACTTTCACGATATTACTTAAACAATTTCCATGATGGAATTCGACAG GATGCTTTGGATTTAATAAGTGGCCACTATACTGTCAATCGAAACAGTCTTTCTCCAATCGGGCAGAATGGCTTTGATCCTTTTTCT CCATTGCAGCACAATTTGAATGCAGTTTCTGGAAATACACTTTGTCTCACAAGTACAAATACAAGTATTGAATATGATACG TTCCTCCCGGTGACATCAGCGTTGATAATTGGTGGTTTGACAGCAACAACCTTGACGGTTCAGCAAG TTGGGCGAAATGTGCACCAGTACGTGTCTACTGCAATCTGTGCTGGAATAACTGCTGGGGTTATGGCAATTCTCAAAGCTAATGGAAGGCAGTTTTGTTCAAGGCCCcgcttgtgtggtctcttgtaA
- the LOC130974390 gene encoding phosphoinositide phosphatase SAC8 isoform X2, whose protein sequence is MDIEPSLVGSAERFKLDHELELHEFEDKFVIKSLQSPNQGFWISRRDGNINFLDDEICSGSPSRTSTIYGVVGTIRLVVGTYVVVITSCKEVGSFLGYPVYRVMSMRVLACNDALKFSTGQEKKDEAYFMTLLNIVESTPGLYYSYETDITLNLQRRNKLVEGWMSKPLWKQADPRYIWNRHLSEELIECKLDRFIVPIIQGSFQVAELKLKDSHAMVTLVSRRCNRRLGTRMWRRGANLEGDAANFIETEQLLETEGFRSSFLQVRGSIPLLWEQIVDLSYKPHLSVIKHEQTPLVVERHFSDLSQRYGEIIAIDLTEKHGEEGQLSAAYAAEMKNVPNVRYVPFDFHGHCKDSNFDNLEILYDQISEDAEKQRYFLIDREGNVLEEQKGVIRSNCVDSLDRTNVTQCYLAQKALNLQLQRIGVLSPSECISMFDEEYGKYRALWAEQGDEISLEYTGTHALKGDIVRYGKQTIFGMIKDGMSALSRYYLNNFHDGIRQDALDLISGHYTVNRNSLSPIGQNGFDPFSHNLNAVSGNTLCLTSTNTSIEYDTFLPVTSALIIGGLTATTLTVQQVGRNVHQYVSTAICAGITAGVMAILKANGRQFCSRPRLCGLL, encoded by the exons ATGGacattgaaccctctttggtgGGTTCAGCTGAGAGATTCAAGCTAGATCATGAACTCGAATTGCACGAATTCGAGGACAAGTTTGTCATCAAATCCCTTCAATCGCCCAATCAAGGCTTCTGGATTAGCCGCCGCGATGGGAACATCAATTTCCTTGATG ATGAGATATGCTCTGGAAGTCCTTCAAGGACATCAACAATTTATGGTGTGGTGGGAACAATAAGACTTGTTGTAG GAACGTATGTTGTTGTAATAACCTCTTGCAAGGAAGTTGGAAGTTTCCTTGGCTATCCAGTATATCGTGTGATGTCTATGAGAGTACTTGCCTGTAATGACGCTTTAAAGTTTTCAACTGGGCAGGAA AAAAAGGATGAGGCTTACTTCATGACACTATTGAACATAGTGGAGTCAACGCCGGGTTTGTACTATTCGTATGAAACTGATATTACGTTGAA CTTGCAGAGAAGAAATAAGCTAGTGGAAGGGTGGATGAGTAAGCCATTATGGAAGCAG GCTGACCCTAGATATATCTGGAACAGACATCTTTCAGAGGAGCTTATCGAGTGTAAG CTGGACAGATTCATCGTGCCCATAATACAAGGAA GCTTCCAAGTAGCAGAACTGAAGCTAAAAGATTCACATGCGATGGTAACATTAGTTTCGAGGAGATGTAATCGGCGCCTAG GAACAAGAATGTGGAGAAGAGGAGCTAACCTTGAAGGTGATGCTGCCAATTTTATTGAAACTGAACAGTTGCTTGAAACTGAAGGATTCAGATCTTCATTTTTGCAG GTTCGAGGCTCGATTCCTCTACTGTGGGAGCAGATTGTTGATCTAAGCTATAAACCACACCTTAGTGTCATTAAACATGAGCAAACG CCACTTGTAGTGGAGCGTCATTTCAGTGATCTATCACAAAGATACGGAGAGATAATAGCAATTGATCTAACCGAAAAA CATGGCGAAGAAGGTCAATTAAGTGCAGCATATGCTGctgaaatgaaaaatgtgccaaACGTGAG ATATGTGCCATTTGATTTCCATGGCCACTGTAAGGACTCAAACTTTGATAATCTGGAAATCCTGTATGACCAAATCTCTGAGGATGCTGAGAAACAAAG ATACTTCTTGATAGATAGAGAAGGAAATGTACTAGAGGAGCAGAAAGGAGTTATTAGATCAAACTGTGTTGATTCCCTTGATCGAACAAATGTTACTCAG TGTTATCTGGCCCAGAAAGCCTTAAATCTACAGTTGCAGAGGATTGGGGTGCTTAGTCCTTCTGAGTGCATTTCTATGTTTGATGAAGAATATGGAAAGTATAGAGCAT TGTGGGCGGAACAAGGTGATGAAATAAGCCTCGAGTATACTGGGACTCATGCCCTCAAAGGGGACATAGTGAG GTATGGAAAGCAAACAATATTCGGAATGATTAAAGATGGGATGAGTGCACTTTCACGATATTACTTAAACAATTTCCATGATGGAATTCGACAG GATGCTTTGGATTTAATAAGTGGCCACTATACTGTCAATCGAAACAGTCTTTCTCCAATCGGGCAGAATGGCTTTGATCCTTTTTCT CACAATTTGAATGCAGTTTCTGGAAATACACTTTGTCTCACAAGTACAAATACAAGTATTGAATATGATACG TTCCTCCCGGTGACATCAGCGTTGATAATTGGTGGTTTGACAGCAACAACCTTGACGGTTCAGCAAG TTGGGCGAAATGTGCACCAGTACGTGTCTACTGCAATCTGTGCTGGAATAACTGCTGGGGTTATGGCAATTCTCAAAGCTAATGGAAGGCAGTTTTGTTCAAGGCCCcgcttgtgtggtctcttgtaA
- the LOC130974390 gene encoding phosphoinositide phosphatase SAC8 isoform X3 has protein sequence MDIEPSLVGSAERFKLDHELELHEFEDKFVIKSLQSPNQGFWISRRDGNINFLDDEICSGSPSRTSTIYGVVGTIRLVVGTYVVVITSCKEVGSFLGYPVYRVMSMRVLACNDALKFSTGQEKKDEAYFMTLLNIVESTPGLYYSYETDITLNLQRRNKLVEGWMSKPLWKQADPRYIWNRHLSEELIECKLDRFIVPIIQGSFQVAELKLKDSHAMVTLVSRRCNRRLGTRMWRRGANLEGDAANFIETEQLLETEGFRSSFLQVRGSIPLLWEQIVDLSYKPHLSVIKHEQTPLVVERHFSDLSQRYGEIIAIDLTEKHGEEGQLSAAYAAEMKNVPNVRYVPFDFHGHCKDSNFDNLEILYDQISEDAEKQRYFLIDREGNVLEEQKGVIRSNCVDSLDRTNVTQCYLAQKALNLQLQRIGVLSPSECISMFDEEYGKYRALWAEQGDEISLEYTGTHALKGDIVRYGKQTIFGMIKDGMSALSRYYLNNFHDGIRQDALDLISGHYTVNRNSLSPIGQNGFDPFSFLPVTSALIIGGLTATTLTVQQVGRNVHQYVSTAICAGITAGVMAILKANGRQFCSRPRLCGLL, from the exons ATGGacattgaaccctctttggtgGGTTCAGCTGAGAGATTCAAGCTAGATCATGAACTCGAATTGCACGAATTCGAGGACAAGTTTGTCATCAAATCCCTTCAATCGCCCAATCAAGGCTTCTGGATTAGCCGCCGCGATGGGAACATCAATTTCCTTGATG ATGAGATATGCTCTGGAAGTCCTTCAAGGACATCAACAATTTATGGTGTGGTGGGAACAATAAGACTTGTTGTAG GAACGTATGTTGTTGTAATAACCTCTTGCAAGGAAGTTGGAAGTTTCCTTGGCTATCCAGTATATCGTGTGATGTCTATGAGAGTACTTGCCTGTAATGACGCTTTAAAGTTTTCAACTGGGCAGGAA AAAAAGGATGAGGCTTACTTCATGACACTATTGAACATAGTGGAGTCAACGCCGGGTTTGTACTATTCGTATGAAACTGATATTACGTTGAA CTTGCAGAGAAGAAATAAGCTAGTGGAAGGGTGGATGAGTAAGCCATTATGGAAGCAG GCTGACCCTAGATATATCTGGAACAGACATCTTTCAGAGGAGCTTATCGAGTGTAAG CTGGACAGATTCATCGTGCCCATAATACAAGGAA GCTTCCAAGTAGCAGAACTGAAGCTAAAAGATTCACATGCGATGGTAACATTAGTTTCGAGGAGATGTAATCGGCGCCTAG GAACAAGAATGTGGAGAAGAGGAGCTAACCTTGAAGGTGATGCTGCCAATTTTATTGAAACTGAACAGTTGCTTGAAACTGAAGGATTCAGATCTTCATTTTTGCAG GTTCGAGGCTCGATTCCTCTACTGTGGGAGCAGATTGTTGATCTAAGCTATAAACCACACCTTAGTGTCATTAAACATGAGCAAACG CCACTTGTAGTGGAGCGTCATTTCAGTGATCTATCACAAAGATACGGAGAGATAATAGCAATTGATCTAACCGAAAAA CATGGCGAAGAAGGTCAATTAAGTGCAGCATATGCTGctgaaatgaaaaatgtgccaaACGTGAG ATATGTGCCATTTGATTTCCATGGCCACTGTAAGGACTCAAACTTTGATAATCTGGAAATCCTGTATGACCAAATCTCTGAGGATGCTGAGAAACAAAG ATACTTCTTGATAGATAGAGAAGGAAATGTACTAGAGGAGCAGAAAGGAGTTATTAGATCAAACTGTGTTGATTCCCTTGATCGAACAAATGTTACTCAG TGTTATCTGGCCCAGAAAGCCTTAAATCTACAGTTGCAGAGGATTGGGGTGCTTAGTCCTTCTGAGTGCATTTCTATGTTTGATGAAGAATATGGAAAGTATAGAGCAT TGTGGGCGGAACAAGGTGATGAAATAAGCCTCGAGTATACTGGGACTCATGCCCTCAAAGGGGACATAGTGAG GTATGGAAAGCAAACAATATTCGGAATGATTAAAGATGGGATGAGTGCACTTTCACGATATTACTTAAACAATTTCCATGATGGAATTCGACAG GATGCTTTGGATTTAATAAGTGGCCACTATACTGTCAATCGAAACAGTCTTTCTCCAATCGGGCAGAATGGCTTTGATCCTTTTTCT TTCCTCCCGGTGACATCAGCGTTGATAATTGGTGGTTTGACAGCAACAACCTTGACGGTTCAGCAAG TTGGGCGAAATGTGCACCAGTACGTGTCTACTGCAATCTGTGCTGGAATAACTGCTGGGGTTATGGCAATTCTCAAAGCTAATGGAAGGCAGTTTTGTTCAAGGCCCcgcttgtgtggtctcttgtaA